Proteins found in one Streptomyces sp. CB09001 genomic segment:
- the pitH gene encoding low-affinity phosphate transporter PitH, which produces MDTFALVVTIGVALFFTYTNGFHDSANAIATSVSTRALTPRAALAMAAVMNLAGAFMGSGVAKTVSEGVIETPEGSKGMGILFAALVGAIVWNLITWYFGLPSSSSHALFGGMVGAALAGSTTVYWHGVVDKIVIPMFVSPVIGLLAGYLVMTAIMWIFRRANPHKAKRGFRIAQTVSAAGMALGHGLQDAQKTMGIVVMALVIADVEDYGDPIPVWVKLACALMLSAGTYAGGWRIMRTLGRKIIELDPPQGFAAETTGASIMFGSAFIFHAPISTTHVITSAIMGVGATKRVNAVRWGVAKNIIMGWFITMPAAAAVAAVSFWIVNLAVL; this is translated from the coding sequence ATGGACACCTTTGCTCTGGTCGTGACCATCGGGGTCGCGCTCTTCTTCACGTACACCAACGGTTTCCACGATTCGGCCAACGCGATCGCCACCTCCGTGTCGACGCGGGCGCTGACCCCCCGCGCGGCGCTCGCCATGGCCGCGGTCATGAACCTGGCCGGCGCGTTCATGGGATCCGGGGTCGCCAAGACCGTCAGTGAGGGGGTCATCGAGACCCCCGAGGGTTCGAAGGGGATGGGGATCCTCTTCGCGGCGCTCGTGGGCGCCATCGTCTGGAACCTGATCACCTGGTACTTCGGGCTGCCCTCGTCCTCGTCGCACGCGCTGTTCGGCGGCATGGTCGGCGCGGCGCTGGCCGGGAGCACGACCGTGTACTGGCACGGGGTCGTCGACAAGATCGTCATCCCCATGTTCGTGTCGCCGGTGATCGGCCTGCTCGCCGGTTACCTGGTGATGACCGCGATCATGTGGATCTTCCGGCGGGCCAATCCGCACAAGGCGAAGCGCGGCTTCCGCATCGCGCAGACCGTGTCGGCGGCGGGCATGGCGCTGGGGCACGGCCTGCAGGACGCGCAGAAGACGATGGGCATCGTGGTGATGGCACTGGTCATCGCCGACGTCGAGGACTACGGCGACCCGATCCCGGTGTGGGTGAAGCTCGCCTGCGCGCTGATGCTGTCCGCGGGGACGTACGCCGGTGGCTGGCGGATCATGCGGACGCTGGGCCGGAAGATCATCGAGCTGGACCCGCCGCAGGGGTTCGCCGCGGAGACGACGGGCGCCTCGATCATGTTCGGGTCGGCCTTCATCTTCCACGCGCCGATCTCCACGACGCACGTGATCACCTCCGCGATCATGGGCGTGGGGGCGACGAAGCGGGTCAACGCCGTGCGGTGGGGGGTCGCGAAGAACATCATCATGGGGTGGTTCATCACGATGCCCGCCGCCGCGGCGGTGGCCGCGGTGTCGTTCTGGATCGTGAACCTGGCGGTTCTGTAG
- a CDS encoding DUF47 family protein: MRFRLTPRETSFYDMFAASADNIVTGSKLLMELLGADASARAEIAERMRAAEHAGDDATHAIFHQLNSSFITPFDREDIYNLASSLDDIMDFMEEAVDLVVLYNVEELPKGVDQQIEVLARAAELTAEAMPNLRTMDNLTEYWIEVNRLENQADQVHRKLLAHLFNGSYEAIEVLKLKQIVDVLEEAADAFEHVANTVETIAVKES, encoded by the coding sequence GTGCGCTTTCGTCTGACCCCCAGGGAGACGAGCTTCTACGACATGTTCGCCGCCTCCGCGGACAACATCGTGACGGGCTCCAAGCTCCTGATGGAACTGCTCGGGGCGGACGCATCCGCCCGGGCCGAGATCGCAGAGCGTATGCGGGCCGCCGAACACGCGGGTGACGACGCCACGCACGCGATCTTCCACCAGCTGAACTCCTCGTTCATCACGCCCTTCGACCGCGAGGACATCTACAACCTCGCCTCTTCCCTCGACGACATCATGGACTTCATGGAGGAGGCCGTCGACCTGGTCGTCCTCTACAACGTCGAGGAACTGCCGAAGGGCGTCGACCAGCAGATCGAGGTGCTGGCGCGGGCCGCCGAGCTGACCGCCGAGGCCATGCCGAACCTGCGCACCATGGACAACCTCACCGAGTACTGGATCGAGGTCAACCGCCTGGAGAACCAGGCCGACCAGGTCCACCGCAAGCTGCTCGCCCACCTCTTCAACGGCTCGTACGAGGCCATCGAGGTGCTGAAGCTGAAGCAGATCGTGGACGTGCTGGAGGAAGCGGCCGACGCGTTCGAGCACGTGGCGAACACGGTGGAGACCATCGCCGTCAAGGAGTCCTGA
- the pstC gene encoding phosphate ABC transporter permease subunit PstC has protein sequence MDITTDTQQPAPSRTPQPPASKDARAGRGVTRPGDRIFVGLSRGSGILVLVIMAAIAAFLTYRAVLAISDDEANFFTSFEWNPTGSPPEFGIAVLAYGTVVSSIIAMAIAVPVSVGIALFITHYAPRKLGGLIGYVIDLLAAVPSIVYGLWGALVLVPHLNGLYGWLDEYLGWTGIFEWNGGAGRSLFTVGILLAIMILPIITNVSREVFRQVPRMHEEAALALGATRWEVIRMSVLPFGRSGVISASMLGLGRALGETMAVAMVLSPTFDITASLLDPGGGTFAQNIASKFNEATQMGRDALIASGLVLFVITLLVNGGARMIIARRKEYSGANA, from the coding sequence ATGGACATAACAACGGACACCCAGCAGCCAGCCCCCTCCCGCACACCCCAGCCGCCCGCCTCCAAGGACGCGCGCGCCGGCCGCGGCGTCACCCGCCCCGGCGACCGGATCTTCGTCGGGCTCTCCCGCGGGTCCGGCATCCTCGTGCTGGTCATCATGGCCGCCATCGCGGCCTTCCTCACCTACCGCGCCGTCCTCGCCATCAGCGACGACGAGGCGAACTTCTTCACCAGCTTCGAATGGAACCCGACCGGCAGCCCGCCGGAGTTCGGCATCGCGGTCCTGGCCTACGGCACCGTCGTGTCGTCGATCATCGCCATGGCCATCGCCGTCCCGGTCTCGGTCGGCATCGCGCTGTTCATCACGCATTACGCGCCGCGCAAGCTGGGCGGCCTGATCGGCTACGTGATCGACCTGCTCGCCGCCGTGCCCTCGATCGTCTACGGCCTGTGGGGCGCGCTCGTCCTCGTGCCGCACCTGAACGGGCTCTACGGCTGGCTCGACGAGTACCTAGGCTGGACCGGGATCTTCGAGTGGAACGGCGGCGCGGGGCGCTCGCTGTTCACCGTGGGCATCCTGCTGGCGATCATGATCCTGCCGATCATCACCAACGTCAGCCGTGAGGTCTTCCGGCAGGTCCCGCGCATGCACGAGGAGGCCGCCCTGGCCCTCGGCGCCACGCGCTGGGAGGTCATCCGGATGTCGGTGCTGCCCTTCGGCCGCTCCGGCGTCATCTCCGCCTCGATGCTCGGCCTCGGGCGCGCGCTCGGCGAGACGATGGCCGTGGCCATGGTGCTCTCCCCGACCTTCGACATCACCGCGAGCCTGCTGGACCCGGGCGGCGGCACCTTCGCCCAGAACATCGCCAGCAAGTTCAACGAGGCCACCCAGATGGGCCGCGACGCCCTGATCGCCTCCGGTCTGGTCCTGTTCGTCATCACCCTGCTGGTCAACGGCGGCGCCCGCATGATCATCGCCCGCCGCAAGGAGTACTCGGGGGCCAACGCATGA
- the pstA gene encoding phosphate ABC transporter permease PstA, translating to MSNATLTPAPKNRSSLRAATLPKWFPWAVAAGSVLLGLGISAAAGLNSSIQWALIAAVLFVGGSYGISAGVEGGRQAKDRVATSMVWVAFLLALIPLVSLIWETVKQGVKVLDGYFLTHSMGVVGDAEPGGGIYHAILGTLEQVGLATLISVPIGVLTAIYLVEYGRGRLAKAVTFFVDVMTGIPSIVAGLFVLSLWVLILDMGPSGVAGSFALCILMIPVVVRSTEEMLKLVPNELREASLALGVPKWRTIIKVVLPTSIGGIVTGVMLAVARITGETAPVLLLVWGTDFINANPFQDPQESLPMYIYLQYGAGSDAAYDRAWAAALTLIAFIMILNLAARGIARWKAPR from the coding sequence ATGAGCAACGCAACCCTGACCCCCGCCCCCAAGAACCGCAGCTCCCTGCGCGCCGCAACCCTGCCCAAGTGGTTCCCCTGGGCGGTCGCGGCCGGCTCGGTCCTCCTCGGCCTCGGCATCAGCGCCGCCGCCGGGCTGAACAGCAGCATCCAGTGGGCCCTGATCGCCGCGGTCCTCTTCGTCGGCGGTTCGTACGGCATCTCGGCGGGCGTCGAGGGCGGTCGGCAGGCCAAGGACCGGGTCGCGACCAGCATGGTCTGGGTCGCCTTCCTGCTGGCCCTGATCCCGCTGGTCTCCCTGATCTGGGAGACCGTGAAGCAGGGCGTGAAGGTCCTCGACGGCTACTTCCTGACCCACTCGATGGGCGTGGTCGGCGACGCCGAGCCCGGCGGCGGCATCTACCACGCCATCCTCGGCACCCTGGAGCAGGTCGGCCTCGCCACACTGATCTCCGTGCCGATCGGTGTGCTCACCGCGATCTACCTGGTCGAGTACGGTCGCGGCCGGCTCGCCAAGGCCGTCACCTTCTTCGTGGACGTCATGACGGGCATCCCGTCGATCGTCGCGGGCCTGTTCGTGCTCAGCCTGTGGGTCCTGATCCTGGACATGGGTCCGTCCGGCGTCGCCGGCTCGTTCGCCCTGTGCATCCTGATGATCCCCGTGGTCGTCCGCTCCACCGAGGAGATGCTCAAGCTCGTCCCGAACGAGCTGCGCGAGGCGTCCCTCGCCCTGGGCGTGCCCAAGTGGCGCACGATCATCAAGGTGGTCCTGCCGACCTCGATCGGCGGCATCGTCACCGGCGTCATGCTGGCCGTCGCCCGCATCACCGGCGAGACGGCCCCCGTACTGCTGCTGGTCTGGGGCACCGACTTCATCAACGCGAATCCCTTCCAGGACCCGCAGGAGTCGCTGCCGATGTACATCTACCTGCAGTACGGCGCGGGCTCCGACGCGGCCTACGACCGTGCCTGGGCGGCGGCCCTGACGCTGATCGCCTTCATCATGATCCTCAACCTCGCGGCCCGCGGCATCGCCCGCTGGAAGGCCCCACGGTGA
- the pstS gene encoding phosphate ABC transporter substrate-binding protein PstS: MKLQRMNRRALALGALAVSGALALTACGSDDTGGNSGSDSSSAAANSNIKCDDAKGQLQASGSSAQKNAIDAWVKQYVAACNGVQINYNPTGSGAGITAFTQGQTAFAGSDSALKPDEIEASKKVCKDGQAIDLPMVGGPIAVGFNVPGVDTLVLDAPTMAKIFDSKITNWNDEAIKKLNPDAKLPDLKIQASHRSDESGTTDNFTKYLKAAAPDDWKYEGGKSWEAKGGQSAQGSSGLAGLVKQTPGAISYFELSYAKDGIKTVDVKTAAAEPVKATVENATAAIGAAKVVGTGKDLALELDYTPDAAGAYPLVLVTYEIACDKGNKADTLPATKSFLNYMASEDGQGLLSDAGYAPMPAEIITKVRENISGLS, translated from the coding sequence GTGAAGCTTCAGCGCATGAACCGGCGGGCCCTCGCTCTCGGTGCTCTCGCCGTCTCCGGCGCCCTGGCCCTCACGGCGTGCGGCTCCGACGACACCGGCGGCAACAGCGGCAGCGACTCCAGCTCCGCCGCCGCCAACAGCAACATCAAGTGCGACGACGCCAAGGGCCAGCTCCAGGCCTCCGGCTCGTCCGCCCAGAAGAACGCCATCGACGCCTGGGTCAAGCAGTACGTCGCCGCCTGCAACGGCGTGCAGATCAACTACAACCCGACCGGTTCCGGCGCGGGCATCACCGCCTTCACGCAGGGCCAGACCGCGTTCGCCGGCTCGGACTCCGCGCTGAAGCCGGACGAGATCGAGGCCTCGAAGAAGGTCTGCAAGGACGGTCAGGCCATCGACCTGCCGATGGTGGGCGGCCCGATCGCGGTCGGCTTCAACGTCCCGGGTGTCGACACCCTCGTCCTGGACGCCCCGACGATGGCCAAGATCTTCGACAGCAAGATCACCAACTGGAACGACGAGGCGATCAAGAAGCTCAACCCCGACGCCAAGCTGCCCGACCTCAAGATCCAGGCCTCCCACCGCTCGGACGAGTCCGGCACCACGGACAACTTCACCAAGTACCTGAAGGCCGCCGCGCCCGACGACTGGAAGTACGAGGGCGGCAAGTCCTGGGAGGCCAAGGGCGGCCAGTCCGCGCAGGGCTCCTCCGGCCTGGCCGGCCTGGTGAAGCAGACCCCCGGTGCCATCTCGTACTTCGAGCTGTCCTACGCCAAGGACGGCATCAAGACCGTCGACGTCAAGACCGCGGCCGCCGAGCCGGTCAAGGCCACCGTCGAGAACGCCACCGCCGCCATCGGCGCGGCCAAGGTCGTCGGCACCGGCAAGGACCTGGCGCTGGAGCTGGACTACACCCCGGACGCCGCCGGCGCCTACCCGCTGGTCCTGGTGACGTACGAGATCGCCTGCGACAAGGGCAACAAGGCGGACACCCTGCCCGCCACGAAGTCCTTCCTGAACTACATGGCCTCGGAGGACGGCCAGGGCCTGCTGTCTGACGCCGGCTACGCCCCGATGCCCGCCGAGATCATCACCAAGGTCCGCGAGAACATCTCGGGCCTGAGCTGA
- the pstB gene encoding phosphate ABC transporter ATP-binding protein PstB, with translation MAKRIDVSGLNAYYGSFLAIEDISMTVEPRSVTAFIGPSGCGKSTFLRTLNRMHEVTPGGRVDGKVMLDDENLYGAGIDPVAVRREVGMVFQRPNPFPTMSVYDNVAAGLRLNGKYKKSQLDDVVEKSLRGANLWNEVKDRLNKPGSGLSGGQQQRLCIARAIAVEPNVLLMDEPCSALDPISTLAIEDLIGELKERFTIVIVTHNMQQAARVSDRTAFFNLAAVGQPGKLIEIDETERIFSNPSVQATEDYISGRFG, from the coding sequence ATGGCCAAGCGCATAGATGTCAGCGGCCTCAACGCCTACTACGGCTCGTTCCTGGCCATCGAGGACATCTCGATGACCGTCGAGCCCCGCTCCGTGACGGCCTTCATCGGCCCCTCCGGCTGCGGCAAGTCCACCTTCCTGCGCACGCTCAACCGCATGCACGAGGTCACCCCGGGCGGTCGCGTCGACGGCAAGGTGATGCTCGACGACGAGAACCTCTACGGCGCGGGCATCGACCCGGTGGCCGTGCGCCGCGAGGTCGGCATGGTCTTCCAGCGCCCCAACCCGTTCCCCACGATGTCCGTCTACGACAACGTGGCGGCGGGCCTGCGCCTGAACGGCAAGTACAAGAAGTCCCAGCTGGACGACGTGGTCGAGAAGTCGCTGCGGGGCGCCAACCTCTGGAACGAGGTCAAGGACCGCCTGAACAAGCCGGGCTCCGGTCTCTCCGGCGGCCAGCAGCAGCGGCTGTGCATCGCCCGGGCCATCGCGGTCGAGCCGAACGTCCTGCTGATGGACGAGCCCTGCTCCGCCCTGGACCCGATCTCCACCCTGGCGATCGAGGACCTGATCGGCGAGCTGAAGGAGCGCTTCACGATCGTCATCGTGACGCACAACATGCAGCAGGCGGCGCGGGTCTCGGACCGTACGGCGTTCTTCAACCTGGCGGCGGTCGGGCAGCCCGGCAAGCTGATCGAGATCGACGAGACGGAGCGCATCTTCTCCAACCCGTCGGTCCAGGCCACGGAGGACTACATCTCCGGCCGCTTCGGCTAG